GGCGTTCCcagaggaggagctggacatGTCCTGGATGGACCCCGACGTCTTCAACTCGCTCTGCTGGACCGACTTTGGACAAGTGtgatgtcgacgccgtcgtcgtcgcgaacCCAGGCGGACTTCTGTCCTCCGGCATTGGGCGTGGGGTTGTTGACGATCAGCATCTTCACATTGGGCCGGACGACACATCTCCGACCCACAATGATTTGCTCGCGGCACCCCGACATCTGGGAAAACGCGGGGTAAAAATGTAACTGCAGTGCCTGACTCGGAAAACATATAAGAATCGTCAACCGTGTGGTCAGGTTCCAGCATCGGATCGTCAACAGCAGCAATCACCATGGCACTTGTCGAGAGTGGCGCCTCCAAAAGCGTGTTCCGCCAAGTGCGGGAGAATCCGTACATTTTTGGCCTCTCTGCGGTACGATGCTCTCTGCGCGCTCTTCCTGCAGCCCCTCGCTGACCGTTCGTCCAGTTTGCCTCCCTGGGCGGCTTCCTCTTTGGCTACGACCAGGGCGTCGTGTCGGGCGTCCTCAAGATGGAATCTTTCGGCGCCCTCTTCCCACGCATCTACACGGACAGCAGCTTCAAGGGCTGGTTCGTGTCGACGCTGCTGTTGGCGGCGTGGTTCGGGTCGCTCATCAATGGGCCCATCGCGGACCGATTCGGCCGAAAGGGATcgatgctggccgccgtggtggtcTTCGTCCTGGGTTCCGCCCTtcaggccgccgccagcaccactGGCGTGCTGTTCGGGGGCCGAGCGgtcgcgggcctcgccgtgGGGATGCTCACCATGATTGTACCCATGTACATGTCCGaggtctcgacggcgggcatcCGCGGTACCCTTgtcgtgctgcagcagcgtaAGTCGGCGCCCGACCGTGCTACTTTGACTTGGGCTGACCGGTCCTCAGTGAGCATTACGCTCGGCATCCTAGTCAGCTACTGGCTTGAGTATGGGACGCAATACATTGGTGGCACTCGCTGCGCGCCAGACATTCCCTACACCGGCGCGGACTCCCAGTTCGACCCCTACCGAGACGTCGGCCCCAACGGCTGCACGGGGCAGAGCGACGCCTCGTGGCGCGTGCCGTTTGCGCTCCAGATCGCgcccgccatcgtcctcggcgtcggcatgaTCTTCTACCCCGAGTCGCCGCGCTTCTATCTAATGCGCAAAAATGAGGACAAGGCGCTCAAGTCCCTGGCGAGACTGCGCCGAGTGCATCCGGACTCTGACGTGCTCCGCGAGGAGTATCTCTCCATCAAGGCCGAAGTCCTCTTTGACGAGTCCATGGCCCGCGATAAGTTTCCCGGCAagaccggc
This region of Purpureocillium takamizusanense chromosome 9, complete sequence genomic DNA includes:
- a CDS encoding uncharacterized protein (TransMembrane:12 (i21-38o65-83i95-114o120-142i154-172o220-238i318-340o360-377i384-408o420-443i455-474o486-504i)~COG:P~EggNog:ENOG503NUJH); the encoded protein is MALVESGASKSVFRQVRENPYIFGLSAFASLGGFLFGYDQGVVSGVLKMESFGALFPRIYTDSSFKGWFVSTLLLAAWFGSLINGPIADRFGRKGSMLAAVVVFVLGSALQAAASTTGVLFGGRAVAGLAVGMLTMIVPMYMSEVSTAGIRGTLVVLQQLSITLGILVSYWLEYGTQYIGGTRCAPDIPYTGADSQFDPYRDVGPNGCTGQSDASWRVPFALQIAPAIVLGVGMIFYPESPRFYLMRKNEDKALKSLARLRRVHPDSDVLREEYLSIKAEVLFDESMARDKFPGKTGAALYLAQYSSLVSTWPAFRRLFVGSGTMFLQQFIGCNAMIYYAPTIFGQLGLSGNATSLLATGVYGIVNTLSTLPALFLIDKVGRRPLLMCGAAGTFVSLVIVGAIVGAYSDLQSHKTAAWTGIAFIYIYDINFSYSFAPIGWVLPSEIFNLGNRSKAMAITTSCTWMCNFIIGLVTPDMLETIRWGTYIFFAAFALIALVFVYFVVPETKGKSLEDMDIAFGDTAAHEEKARLFNIAATLGLTAPVPDEKIAPEAEEQE